The Streptomyces sp. Mut1 genome window below encodes:
- a CDS encoding DUF6882 domain-containing protein, with the protein MANGFSDQFLLEAERHSVWGAAQLETLMEFLPEAPWNADLATCSYQQGEVRLRVGVLGTYDMEGGSWLWGWANPGLGGSEVVALSAAVARYGQAHGIPEFTAEEIDLSGFDDPRRAAEMLAFAGMGVADAPGYIGQPAGPGTQVYFLPDDPKVPSADLDPVALPRVLMTGVSLIGRSPRQAVTGYFEHYGVPQRVEGDRLIADLPTGAAVVSFDGMGRIGNIQLTVGG; encoded by the coding sequence ATGGCAAACGGATTCAGCGACCAGTTCCTGCTTGAGGCGGAACGGCACTCCGTCTGGGGCGCCGCTCAGCTCGAGACGCTCATGGAGTTCCTGCCCGAGGCGCCGTGGAACGCGGACCTGGCGACGTGTTCCTACCAGCAGGGGGAGGTGCGGCTACGGGTCGGTGTCCTGGGGACATACGACATGGAGGGGGGTTCCTGGCTGTGGGGCTGGGCAAATCCCGGGCTCGGCGGGAGTGAGGTCGTGGCGTTGTCCGCTGCCGTGGCACGGTACGGGCAGGCGCACGGGATTCCCGAGTTCACCGCTGAGGAAATCGATCTGTCCGGTTTCGACGATCCCCGGCGGGCCGCCGAGATGCTGGCCTTCGCGGGGATGGGGGTGGCCGACGCCCCCGGGTACATAGGGCAGCCCGCAGGGCCCGGTACACAGGTGTACTTCCTGCCCGACGACCCGAAGGTCCCGAGCGCCGATCTCGATCCCGTCGCCCTGCCGCGCGTGCTCATGACCGGGGTCTCGCTCATCGGGCGTTCGCCACGACAGGCCGTCACGGGGTACTTCGAGCACTACGGGGTGCCGCAGCGTGTGGAGGGCGACCGGCTGATCGCCGACCTGCCGACCGGTGCGGCCGTTGTCTCCTTCGACGGGATGGGGCGCATCGGCAACATCCAGCTCACGGTCGGCGGCTGA
- a CDS encoding choice-of-anchor M domain-containing protein → MSQGGSDGTGRVSGGERRPDLTIGSEASTTVPEDGAPVSPGLPGDDLWIVGGRAPAREEIPADTGIGWDTTRVPAEELADARIDWELTGVEGPGDVMAFEPGGVEGEGATAEPKVVFDSTEGLPDALALPAARRGALAWAFTRAGDYRISSRATAELASGDSARTDTVWTVRVTDERSAPPAGPPAAPDGGEGAVQRGDDSAPARSRTDEAPDRKAAADGIASERAVIADGHVDAIAGKMVNGTLRTLFRDSRDPGDIIWREPSSVVLHVSPAAKERIPAGDTYSFLGRAGGDFWLIPQVQKQGVVWAGWNTEALGDGDLKGQVDMKLTKVSGPGTLAIWETAGLGGAQVLYNSADGLPDAQKVNPGVHAHGNWAFSKEGTYRVTFQLSGTSANGTAMSDAQTYTFVVGDGDPNAATPGDGDGDGAATGSGGGEDGAASGPADTDGSASGSTGGTGGAGGGAATGGDGKGSLAHTGTDLAVPFGIGAGLLVAGGGAAIAMSRANRRRTAAGHRAVRI, encoded by the coding sequence ATGTCGCAGGGTGGTTCGGACGGCACCGGGCGTGTTTCCGGCGGAGAGCGACGCCCTGATCTGACGATCGGCAGCGAGGCGAGTACGACGGTGCCGGAGGACGGCGCCCCCGTTTCTCCCGGGTTGCCCGGCGACGACCTGTGGATCGTGGGCGGACGGGCCCCGGCCCGCGAGGAGATCCCGGCCGATACGGGGATCGGGTGGGACACCACCCGGGTCCCGGCCGAGGAGCTTGCCGACGCGCGCATCGACTGGGAGTTGACCGGGGTCGAAGGCCCCGGCGACGTAATGGCCTTTGAGCCCGGGGGTGTTGAGGGGGAGGGGGCGACAGCGGAGCCGAAGGTGGTGTTCGACAGCACCGAAGGTCTGCCGGACGCACTGGCTCTTCCGGCCGCCCGGCGCGGCGCATTGGCATGGGCGTTCACCCGGGCCGGTGACTACAGGATCTCCTCGCGGGCCACCGCTGAACTCGCGTCCGGCGACAGCGCCCGGACGGACACGGTGTGGACGGTGCGGGTCACCGACGAGCGGTCCGCTCCGCCCGCCGGGCCGCCTGCCGCCCCGGACGGAGGTGAAGGCGCCGTGCAGCGGGGCGACGACTCCGCCCCCGCCCGAAGTCGCACCGACGAGGCCCCGGACCGGAAGGCCGCGGCGGACGGTATCGCGAGCGAGCGGGCCGTCATCGCGGACGGCCATGTCGACGCGATCGCCGGGAAGATGGTGAACGGCACGTTGCGGACCTTGTTCAGGGACAGCCGCGACCCGGGCGACATCATCTGGCGTGAGCCCTCCTCCGTGGTGCTGCACGTCAGCCCCGCCGCCAAGGAGCGGATACCGGCAGGCGACACCTACTCCTTCCTCGGCAGGGCGGGCGGGGACTTCTGGCTCATTCCCCAGGTGCAGAAGCAAGGCGTCGTCTGGGCCGGATGGAACACGGAGGCGCTGGGCGACGGCGACCTGAAAGGTCAGGTCGACATGAAGCTGACGAAGGTCAGTGGGCCCGGAACCCTGGCCATCTGGGAGACGGCTGGTCTGGGGGGCGCGCAGGTGCTCTACAACAGTGCCGACGGCCTTCCCGACGCTCAGAAGGTGAACCCCGGCGTGCACGCGCACGGCAACTGGGCCTTCAGCAAGGAAGGTACGTACAGGGTGACCTTCCAGCTGAGCGGCACGTCGGCGAACGGAACGGCGATGTCCGACGCCCAGACGTACACCTTCGTGGTGGGGGACGGGGATCCGAACGCCGCCACCCCGGGAGACGGGGACGGCGACGGTGCTGCCACCGGCAGCGGCGGAGGCGAGGACGGTGCGGCGTCCGGTCCGGCAGACACCGACGGCTCGGCGTCCGGCTCCACCGGCGGTACGGGCGGAGCCGGTGGCGGGGCCGCGACCGGGGGAGACGGCAAGGGCAGCCTCGCCCACACCGGGACGGACCTGGCCGTCCCCTTCGGGATCGGCGCCGGGCTTCTGGTGGCCGGCGGTGGCGCCGCCATCGCGATGAGCAGGGCGAACAGGCGGCGTACCGCCGCCGGCCACCGCGCCGTCCGGATCTGA
- a CDS encoding anchored repeat ABC transporter, substrate-binding protein yields the protein MRIPRPVVRSLVTVTALGAVLSGCRGHAGTAAGTDNPDAVLRVVTTTEILADLVRQVGGERVQVDSVVPPGGDPHSYEPTPADATAVSKADVTFTNHLLLEEHALIKTVDANARKGTPNVSLAEASETYGAHVIPLVEDIGLDVLWLGLRVRGEGESRGATRSSDVLLSATDVRGPGDLVAYLTESLGRPEIYFNSADGLSAEDTTSLPPAAHTHLNWAFTKPGVYEVSLAAKLRNADGTTQPVGTGTFTFAVGVDPHTVAGPGDTVLDNGHTDLTVNIDSGRMSAFTDLRTEGKAQEEIPPGDVVIDVPNRTLERIPAQKRFAFLGKPGAEVYQLPQAVLGKHVHGEIDPHLWQDVRNTKSYVQLIRDTLRKEDPDGADRYTSNSRRYEQRLDELDTYVRRQVGAIPSGRRQLITTHDAFGYLADAYGMTVAGFVVPNPAQEPSADDVGKLSRTIGNLKVPAVFMEPNLVQRATVLNQVAEDQHVKVCTLYGDAFDDDVRHYTDMMRHNADALRSCLGGAQK from the coding sequence ATGCGTATACCCAGACCGGTCGTACGGTCCCTGGTCACCGTGACCGCCCTCGGAGCCGTTCTCTCCGGGTGCAGGGGCCATGCCGGGACGGCAGCCGGGACCGACAACCCGGACGCCGTGCTGCGCGTCGTGACCACGACGGAGATCCTGGCCGATCTCGTCCGCCAGGTCGGCGGGGAGCGGGTGCAGGTCGACTCGGTCGTGCCGCCCGGCGGTGACCCCCATTCGTACGAGCCCACACCTGCCGACGCGACTGCCGTTTCGAAGGCGGACGTGACGTTCACCAACCATCTTCTGCTGGAAGAGCACGCGCTCATCAAGACGGTCGACGCGAACGCCCGGAAGGGGACTCCCAATGTCTCCCTCGCCGAGGCTTCCGAAACATACGGGGCACACGTCATTCCGCTCGTCGAGGACATCGGCCTGGACGTCCTCTGGCTCGGGCTGCGGGTACGCGGAGAGGGCGAGTCCCGGGGCGCGACCCGGTCCTCCGACGTCCTCCTGTCAGCCACCGATGTCCGGGGCCCGGGAGACCTCGTGGCGTATCTGACCGAGTCCCTCGGCCGGCCCGAGATCTACTTCAACTCCGCGGACGGCCTTTCGGCCGAGGACACCACCAGCCTGCCGCCCGCCGCGCACACGCACCTGAACTGGGCCTTCACAAAACCTGGTGTCTACGAAGTGAGTCTGGCCGCGAAGCTCAGGAACGCGGACGGTACGACGCAGCCGGTGGGCACCGGCACCTTCACGTTCGCCGTCGGCGTCGACCCGCACACCGTGGCAGGCCCCGGAGACACCGTCCTCGACAACGGGCACACGGATCTGACGGTCAACATCGACAGCGGAAGGATGTCCGCGTTCACCGACCTGCGAACGGAGGGAAAGGCGCAGGAGGAGATCCCGCCCGGTGACGTGGTCATCGACGTACCCAACCGGACGCTGGAGAGGATTCCGGCCCAGAAGCGGTTCGCGTTCCTGGGCAAGCCCGGAGCCGAGGTCTACCAGCTTCCACAGGCGGTCCTCGGCAAGCACGTACACGGCGAGATCGACCCGCACCTGTGGCAGGACGTGCGGAACACCAAGTCCTACGTCCAGCTGATCCGGGACACCCTGAGGAAGGAGGACCCGGACGGGGCGGACCGGTACACCTCCAACAGCCGTCGCTACGAGCAGCGGCTGGACGAACTGGACACGTACGTGCGCCGCCAGGTCGGCGCGATTCCGTCCGGCAGACGTCAGCTGATCACCACGCACGACGCGTTCGGATATCTCGCCGACGCCTACGGAATGACGGTGGCCGGATTCGTCGTGCCGAACCCCGCGCAGGAGCCCAGCGCGGACGACGTCGGGAAACTGTCGAGGACCATCGGGAACCTCAAGGTCCCGGCGGTGTTCATGGAGCCGAACCTCGTGCAGCGCGCCACCGTGCTCAACCAGGTCGCCGAGGACCAGCACGTCAAGGTGTGCACGCTGTACGGCGATGCCTTCGACGACGACGTCCGGCACTACACGGACATGATGAGGCACAACGCCGACGCGCTCCGCTCCTGCCTCGGGGGTGCGCAGAAATGA